The Chloroherpetonaceae bacterium genome window below encodes:
- a CDS encoding alpha-amylase family glycosyl hydrolase translates to MKLFFVLLILFVAFIGTLLFFFRGYAKSPKALSNETAPTPPDWIKNAVIYEIFIRDFTPAGNISSLTQKLLQIKEMGVTVIWLMPIHPIGEIKRKGSVGSPYSVKDYYEISPDLGTKADFKIFVQEAHQLGLRVMLDWVGNHTSWDHVLMKSHPEYYKRDSSGSIIPPMQDWSDVAALDYSMPELRTYMAEAMLYWVKEFGIDGYRCDVAEMVPFDFWKTAFESIRAVRSDFCALAEGTTPELHLSGFNISYSWNLYEAIKKVFSGKEQPAYFDKLFESESKLFPKGSLRLRFMTNHDKQLEDGTLMEVFHNKDAIKAAGVLVFTVGGAESIRSVPLFYNGDEVLNARKLSLFEKAPILWNTALSEEFTNFYKTLATLRKKHPSLSSGKMTRVKTSSDETVYAFLREEGKDKMVVIINVTNRPFSGFVRLDPEKELHDAFTPERILPTKDGNLKLNLEEYEFRIFHYR, encoded by the coding sequence ATGAAACTTTTTTTTGTTCTACTTATTCTTTTTGTTGCTTTTATAGGAACGCTCTTGTTTTTTTTCAGAGGTTATGCCAAATCTCCTAAAGCACTCTCTAATGAAACTGCACCTACTCCGCCAGATTGGATTAAGAATGCGGTTATTTATGAAATTTTCATTCGAGACTTCACGCCTGCGGGAAACATCTCTTCACTTACCCAAAAACTTCTTCAGATTAAAGAGATGGGTGTTACGGTAATATGGCTTATGCCGATTCACCCGATTGGAGAAATTAAACGCAAAGGAAGTGTCGGAAGCCCTTACTCAGTGAAAGATTACTATGAAATTTCACCTGATCTCGGGACAAAAGCAGATTTCAAAATTTTTGTTCAAGAAGCGCATCAACTTGGGCTTCGCGTGATGCTTGATTGGGTTGGGAATCACACCTCGTGGGATCATGTTCTTATGAAATCCCATCCGGAGTATTATAAAAGAGACAGTTCGGGCTCAATAATTCCTCCAATGCAAGATTGGAGCGATGTAGCGGCATTAGACTATTCTATGCCTGAGTTACGAACTTATATGGCGGAAGCAATGCTTTATTGGGTTAAAGAGTTTGGAATTGATGGGTATCGCTGCGATGTCGCAGAAATGGTTCCCTTCGATTTTTGGAAAACTGCATTTGAATCGATTCGCGCAGTTCGCTCCGATTTTTGTGCGCTTGCGGAAGGAACAACTCCCGAATTACACCTTAGTGGGTTTAATATTTCATATTCTTGGAATCTTTACGAGGCAATAAAGAAAGTTTTTAGCGGAAAAGAACAACCGGCATATTTCGATAAACTTTTTGAGTCAGAGTCAAAACTATTTCCAAAGGGGTCTTTACGTCTTCGGTTTATGACCAATCATGACAAACAGTTGGAAGATGGAACCTTAATGGAGGTTTTCCATAATAAAGATGCCATTAAAGCCGCCGGTGTTTTGGTGTTTACAGTAGGCGGAGCGGAAAGTATACGAAGCGTCCCATTGTTTTATAATGGGGATGAGGTACTTAATGCTCGCAAGTTAAGTCTTTTTGAAAAAGCTCCGATCTTGTGGAATACGGCACTTTCTGAGGAGTTTACAAATTTCTATAAAACGCTTGCGACTTTAAGGAAAAAACATCCTTCACTTTCAAGTGGAAAAATGACACGCGTTAAAACATCTTCTGATGAAACCGTGTATGCTTTTTTGCGCGAAGAAGGAAAAGATAAAATGGTTGTAATTATTAATGTAACCAATCGTCCATTTTCTGGATTTGTGCGATTAGACCCTGAAAAGGAGTTGCACGATGCTTTTACGCCTGAAAGAATATTACCAACCAAGGATGGAAATTTAAAGCTCAATCTTGAAGAATATGAGTTTCGAATCTTTCATTACCGGTAA